From one Parambassis ranga chromosome 5, fParRan2.1, whole genome shotgun sequence genomic stretch:
- the timeless gene encoding protein timeless homolog isoform X1, which yields MNEFKMNCELLATCSALGYLEGDTYHKEADCLESVKDLIRYLRHEDDTRDVRQQLGASQIVQNDLLPIITQYRQDKALFDACIRLMVNITQPALLCFGKVPDDPVFRHHYLQVTSHLQAYKEAFATENVFGILSETLYNLLQLDWEQRQEEDNLLIERILLLVRNMLHVPANPNEEKKVDDDASVHDRVLWAIHMSGFDDLVKFLASAQSEQRWSMHVLEIISLMFRDQTPDALVSAGHARSAEEKHRDTHELEALRQREHAEKRSRTLQRGTRHSRFGGSFVVQGLKAIGEKDVIYHRNLNSFKNYTHDIGKAVRRVPKRNRQALECKDKRRSALNVRLFLREFCVDFLENCYNRLMYLVKESLIREQTQQHDETYYLWALSFFMAFNRGNGFRADLVSETMSVRAFHYIERNITNYYEMLLTDKKEATSWSRRMHLALKAYQELLLTVNEMDRSPDESIRQSSSVIKSNIFYLMEYREIFLTLLRKYDETRQPYSYLKDLVESTHLFLRMLDRFCNGRKNLMVQKKKVRRRRSQGKKNQSAPDTSPEALAETWKVVEEELKNSGFQLSESITESIVPFDATSETPLEEQRTEAMVRVQDALLARLGPEALGLLRAAREVWPEGDVFGSADVEPEEELELLKQILQANLPRPPPPETGGMEEEDDGAELEEEELESVQISETEFNFLDFVKRFANPSIVRPYLLLLKSYSKNTPHTNHCIVRMLHRVAVDLKMDALFFQLSVFHLLNKIMSDPAAAAYKELVTFAKYVLSRFFSLAAQNNKAYVELLFWKNVTAVREMTEGYSKDEVGKKPAWTEEEEEELRKLYEEHRDSEVPDIVETLLPLLSNSSRTRRQVVTKLVHLGLVDNAKELKKQKKGTGIVLWTEDQEQELQMLFDEYKDSDDVLGNILKKLTAKRSRARVVDKLLSMGLVSERRELYKKRSRSAQTKSSGKGMTEDDFLAELTQGFPDDPVDMDDEDEREDESEETEEEEDEEHEREKSQNGGSSLQSMHTTAERRADVSQMVHALYQQGMSGPLLWIQNCLNITASDRVDDGVSQPVPLVPLSEANEEAMDNKRFQRLLRKLGMRAPANEQESFWRIPAKISPSQLRSAAAALSLREDQPTNGEEQVKPRSPTDAEVEEVSGEERAQAVRALLLAHKTKHHTTTKADVSDFTSADDTDSVTERTQEKTSTKRSRVLDDDDDDDDDDDDEKQNGDVSTVLMNVNTNGDADSDREDISAPVKRRRKMVLIDEDEDED from the exons ATGAATGAATTCAAGATGAACTGTGAACTTCTGGCAACATGCAGCGCTCTGGGTTATCTGGAGGGAGACACCTATCACAAGGAGGCTGACTGTTTGG AGAGTGTGAAAGACTTGATTCGGTATTTGAGGCATGAAGATGACACCCGTGATGTCCGCCAACAGCTGGGTGCAAGCCAGATTGTACAGAATGACCTGCTGCCTATCATCACTCAGTACAGACAGGACAAAGCCTTGTTTGATGCCTGCATCAG GCTCATGGTCAACATTACTCAGCCGGCCTTACTTTGCTTTGGTAAAGTCCCAGATGACCCAGTGTTTAGGCATCACTATCTGCAAGTGACATCTCATTTACAAGCCTATAAAGAG gcGTTTGCCACTGAGAATGTGTTTGGCATTTTAAGTGAGACACTGTACAACCTTCTACAACTT GACTGGGAGCAAAGGCAGGAGGAAGATAACCTGCTGATCGAGAGGATCTTGCTGCTGGTTAGGAATATGCTTCATGTGCCAGCAAACCCCAACGAAGAGAAG AAAGTGGATGATGATGCCAGTGTGCATGACAGGGTGCTGTGGGCCATTCACATGAGCGGTTTTGATGACCTGGTTAAGTTCCTGGCATCAGCCCAGAGTGAGCAGCGGTGGAGCATGCATGTGTTGGAGATAATCTCCCTCATGTTCAGAGACCAG ACACCAGATGCTTTGGTGAGTGCTGGTCATGCTCGTTCAGcagaagagaaacacagagacactcatgAACTGGAGGCACTGAGGCAGAGGGAGCACGCAGAGAAACGTTCTCGCACATTACAAAGAGGAACCAG ACACTCTCGCTTTGGAGGTTCTTTTGTTGTTCAAGGCCTTAAGGCAATTGGGGAAAAAGACGTGATCTATCACAGAAACCTTAACAGT TTCAAAAATTACACTCATGACATTGGCAAAGCAGTGAGACGTGTTCCCAAGAGGAACCGACAGGCCCTGGAATGTAAAGACAAGCGCCGCTCAGCCTTGAATGTGAGACTCTTTCTCCGAGAGTTTTGCGTGGACTTCTTGGAAAACTGCTACAATCGACTCATGTACCTTGTTAAG GAAAGTCTGATTCGAGAGCAGACTCAGCAGCACGATGAGACCTATTATCTTTGGGCGCTCAGCTTTTTCATGGCATTCAACCGTGGTAATGGTTTCCGTGCTGACTTGGTCTCTGAGACCATGTCTGTCCGTGCTTTTCACTATATTGAGCGCAACATTACCAACTACTACGAGATGCTGCTCACAGACAAGAAAGAGGCCACATCCTGGTCCCGCAG GATGCACTTGGCACTTAAGGCTTATCAGGAACTGCTGCTCACTGTGAATGAGATGGACCGCTCACCAGATGAAAGCATCCGTCAGAGTTCCAGTGTTATTAAAA GTAACATATTCTACCTGATGGAGTACAGGgagatttttttaactttgctgAGAAAATATGATGAAACCAGACAGCCTTACTCCTACCTCAAAGACCTGGTGGAGTCCACTCATCTCTTCCTGCGCATGTTAGACCGTTTCTGCAATGGTCGCAAAAACCTGATGGTGCAG AAGAAAAAAGTGAGGCGGAGGAGGTCTCagggtaaaaaaaatcagtcagctCCAGACACAAGTCCAGAAGCCCTGGCAGAGACCTGGAAGGTTGTGGAGGAAGAGCTAAAGAACTCAGGCTTTCAG CTGTCAGAGTCTATAACAGAAAGCATTGTGCCCTTTGATGCCACGTCTGAAACCCCTCTTGAGGAGCAACGCACTGAGGCCATGGTGCGAGTGCAGGATGCTCTGCTGGCTCGACTGGGTCCAGAAGCTCTGGGACTGCTACGTGCTGCCAG GGAGGTGTGGCCAGAGGGAGATGTGTTTGGGTCGGCTGACGTGGAACCCGAAGAAGAACTAGAACTCCTTAAGCAGATCCTCCAAGCCAATCTGCCAA GACCACCTCCACCTGAGACTGGAGgcatggaggaggaagatgatggagCAGAATTAGAAGAGGAAGAGTTGGAGTCTGTTCAAATTTCTGAAACAGAATTTAACTTTCTAGACTTTGTCAAGAG GTTCGCCAACCCCAGTATTGTCCGTCCCTACCTCCTCCTGTTGAAATCTTACTCAAAAAACACTCCCCACACAAACCACTGCATTGTTCGAATGCTGCACCGTGTGGCTGTTGACCTCAAGATGGATGCCCTGTTCTTCCAGCTCTCAGTCTTCCACCTTTTGAACAAAATCATGAGTGACCCCGCTGCAGCTGCTTACAAG GAATTAGTGACCTTTGCCAAGTATGTGCTGAGCAGATTCTTTTCACTGGCTGCACAAAACAACAAGGCATATGTTGAGCTGCTGTTCTGGAAAAATGTGACTGCTGTACGAGAGATGACTGAAGGCTACAGCAAAGACGA GGTGGGAAAGAAACCAgcatggacagaggaggaagaagaagagctgcgTAAACTCTATGAAGAACACCGTGATTCTGAAG TGCCAGACATCGTAGAGACTCTGCTGCCGTTACTTAGCAACAGCAGCCGCACACGTCGACAGGTAGTGACAAAACTGGTGCATCTGGGCCTGGTGGACAACGCTAAAGAACTTAAGAAACAGAA GAAAGGCACTGGAATTGTTCTGTGGACTGAGGAtcaggagcaggagctgcagaTGCTGTTTGATGAGTACAAAGATTCTGATG ATGTGCTGGGTAACATCCTGAAGAAGCTCACGGCAAAGCGGTCCCGTGCACGTGTGGTGGACAAGCTGCTCAGTATGGGCCTGGTGTCTGAGAGGCGAGAACTTTACAAGAAGAGAAGTCGCAGCGCTCAAACAAAGAGCTCTGGAAAAGGAATG ACTGAGGACGACTTCTTAGCTGAACTAACACAAGGCTTCCCAGACGATCCCGTTGACatggatgatgaggatgaaagagaggatGAGTCTGAagagactgaggaggaggaagatgaagagcacGAGAGAGAAAAATCACAAAATGGTGGCAGCAGTCTTCAAAGCATGCAcaccacagcagagaggagagctgaTGTAAGCCAGATGGTGCATGCTCTATATCAGCAAG GCATGTCGGGACCCTTGTTGTGGATACAGAATTGTCTAAACATAACAGCGAGTGATCGTGTAGATGATG GTGTGTCCCAGCCTGTTCCACTTGTCCCTTTGTCTGAGGCAAATGAAGAAGCAATGGACAATAAGAGATTCCAGAGGCTGTTACGCAAATTGGGAATGCGAGCACCTGCAAATGAACAG GAGTCCTTCTGGAGGATCCCAGCTAAGATCAGCCCATCTCAGCTTCGGAGTGCGGCTGCCGCTCTTAGTCTAAGAGAGGACCAACCTACCAATGGTGAGGAGCAAGTCAAGCCCAGGAGCCCAACTGATGCGGAGGTTGAGGAGgtctcgggtgaagagagggctCAGGCTGTGAGAGCTCTGCTGCTCGCACACAAGACAAaacaccacaccaccaccaaaG ctgATGTGTCAGATTTCACTTCTGCAGATGATACAGACAGTGTGACCGAGAG GACTCAGGAGAAGACTTCAACTAAGCGAAGCAGAgttctggatgatgatgatgatgatgatgatgatgatgatgatgagaagcAGAATG GGGATGTCTCCACCGTTTTGATGAACGTGAATACAAATGGTGATGCAGACTCTGACAGGGAGGATATCTCTGCTCCTGTGAAGAGAAGACGGAAGATGGTCCTTATTGATGAAGACGAGGATGAGGATTAG
- the timeless gene encoding protein timeless homolog isoform X2: protein MVNITQPALLCFGKVPDDPVFRHHYLQVTSHLQAYKEAFATENVFGILSETLYNLLQLDWEQRQEEDNLLIERILLLVRNMLHVPANPNEEKKVDDDASVHDRVLWAIHMSGFDDLVKFLASAQSEQRWSMHVLEIISLMFRDQTPDALVSAGHARSAEEKHRDTHELEALRQREHAEKRSRTLQRGTRHSRFGGSFVVQGLKAIGEKDVIYHRNLNSFKNYTHDIGKAVRRVPKRNRQALECKDKRRSALNVRLFLREFCVDFLENCYNRLMYLVKESLIREQTQQHDETYYLWALSFFMAFNRGNGFRADLVSETMSVRAFHYIERNITNYYEMLLTDKKEATSWSRRMHLALKAYQELLLTVNEMDRSPDESIRQSSSVIKSNIFYLMEYREIFLTLLRKYDETRQPYSYLKDLVESTHLFLRMLDRFCNGRKNLMVQKKKVRRRRSQGKKNQSAPDTSPEALAETWKVVEEELKNSGFQLSESITESIVPFDATSETPLEEQRTEAMVRVQDALLARLGPEALGLLRAAREVWPEGDVFGSADVEPEEELELLKQILQANLPRPPPPETGGMEEEDDGAELEEEELESVQISETEFNFLDFVKRFANPSIVRPYLLLLKSYSKNTPHTNHCIVRMLHRVAVDLKMDALFFQLSVFHLLNKIMSDPAAAAYKELVTFAKYVLSRFFSLAAQNNKAYVELLFWKNVTAVREMTEGYSKDEVGKKPAWTEEEEEELRKLYEEHRDSEVPDIVETLLPLLSNSSRTRRQVVTKLVHLGLVDNAKELKKQKKGTGIVLWTEDQEQELQMLFDEYKDSDDVLGNILKKLTAKRSRARVVDKLLSMGLVSERRELYKKRSRSAQTKSSGKGMTEDDFLAELTQGFPDDPVDMDDEDEREDESEETEEEEDEEHEREKSQNGGSSLQSMHTTAERRADVSQMVHALYQQGMSGPLLWIQNCLNITASDRVDDGVSQPVPLVPLSEANEEAMDNKRFQRLLRKLGMRAPANEQESFWRIPAKISPSQLRSAAAALSLREDQPTNGEEQVKPRSPTDAEVEEVSGEERAQAVRALLLAHKTKHHTTTKADVSDFTSADDTDSVTERTQEKTSTKRSRVLDDDDDDDDDDDDEKQNGDVSTVLMNVNTNGDADSDREDISAPVKRRRKMVLIDEDEDED, encoded by the exons ATGGTCAACATTACTCAGCCGGCCTTACTTTGCTTTGGTAAAGTCCCAGATGACCCAGTGTTTAGGCATCACTATCTGCAAGTGACATCTCATTTACAAGCCTATAAAGAG gcGTTTGCCACTGAGAATGTGTTTGGCATTTTAAGTGAGACACTGTACAACCTTCTACAACTT GACTGGGAGCAAAGGCAGGAGGAAGATAACCTGCTGATCGAGAGGATCTTGCTGCTGGTTAGGAATATGCTTCATGTGCCAGCAAACCCCAACGAAGAGAAG AAAGTGGATGATGATGCCAGTGTGCATGACAGGGTGCTGTGGGCCATTCACATGAGCGGTTTTGATGACCTGGTTAAGTTCCTGGCATCAGCCCAGAGTGAGCAGCGGTGGAGCATGCATGTGTTGGAGATAATCTCCCTCATGTTCAGAGACCAG ACACCAGATGCTTTGGTGAGTGCTGGTCATGCTCGTTCAGcagaagagaaacacagagacactcatgAACTGGAGGCACTGAGGCAGAGGGAGCACGCAGAGAAACGTTCTCGCACATTACAAAGAGGAACCAG ACACTCTCGCTTTGGAGGTTCTTTTGTTGTTCAAGGCCTTAAGGCAATTGGGGAAAAAGACGTGATCTATCACAGAAACCTTAACAGT TTCAAAAATTACACTCATGACATTGGCAAAGCAGTGAGACGTGTTCCCAAGAGGAACCGACAGGCCCTGGAATGTAAAGACAAGCGCCGCTCAGCCTTGAATGTGAGACTCTTTCTCCGAGAGTTTTGCGTGGACTTCTTGGAAAACTGCTACAATCGACTCATGTACCTTGTTAAG GAAAGTCTGATTCGAGAGCAGACTCAGCAGCACGATGAGACCTATTATCTTTGGGCGCTCAGCTTTTTCATGGCATTCAACCGTGGTAATGGTTTCCGTGCTGACTTGGTCTCTGAGACCATGTCTGTCCGTGCTTTTCACTATATTGAGCGCAACATTACCAACTACTACGAGATGCTGCTCACAGACAAGAAAGAGGCCACATCCTGGTCCCGCAG GATGCACTTGGCACTTAAGGCTTATCAGGAACTGCTGCTCACTGTGAATGAGATGGACCGCTCACCAGATGAAAGCATCCGTCAGAGTTCCAGTGTTATTAAAA GTAACATATTCTACCTGATGGAGTACAGGgagatttttttaactttgctgAGAAAATATGATGAAACCAGACAGCCTTACTCCTACCTCAAAGACCTGGTGGAGTCCACTCATCTCTTCCTGCGCATGTTAGACCGTTTCTGCAATGGTCGCAAAAACCTGATGGTGCAG AAGAAAAAAGTGAGGCGGAGGAGGTCTCagggtaaaaaaaatcagtcagctCCAGACACAAGTCCAGAAGCCCTGGCAGAGACCTGGAAGGTTGTGGAGGAAGAGCTAAAGAACTCAGGCTTTCAG CTGTCAGAGTCTATAACAGAAAGCATTGTGCCCTTTGATGCCACGTCTGAAACCCCTCTTGAGGAGCAACGCACTGAGGCCATGGTGCGAGTGCAGGATGCTCTGCTGGCTCGACTGGGTCCAGAAGCTCTGGGACTGCTACGTGCTGCCAG GGAGGTGTGGCCAGAGGGAGATGTGTTTGGGTCGGCTGACGTGGAACCCGAAGAAGAACTAGAACTCCTTAAGCAGATCCTCCAAGCCAATCTGCCAA GACCACCTCCACCTGAGACTGGAGgcatggaggaggaagatgatggagCAGAATTAGAAGAGGAAGAGTTGGAGTCTGTTCAAATTTCTGAAACAGAATTTAACTTTCTAGACTTTGTCAAGAG GTTCGCCAACCCCAGTATTGTCCGTCCCTACCTCCTCCTGTTGAAATCTTACTCAAAAAACACTCCCCACACAAACCACTGCATTGTTCGAATGCTGCACCGTGTGGCTGTTGACCTCAAGATGGATGCCCTGTTCTTCCAGCTCTCAGTCTTCCACCTTTTGAACAAAATCATGAGTGACCCCGCTGCAGCTGCTTACAAG GAATTAGTGACCTTTGCCAAGTATGTGCTGAGCAGATTCTTTTCACTGGCTGCACAAAACAACAAGGCATATGTTGAGCTGCTGTTCTGGAAAAATGTGACTGCTGTACGAGAGATGACTGAAGGCTACAGCAAAGACGA GGTGGGAAAGAAACCAgcatggacagaggaggaagaagaagagctgcgTAAACTCTATGAAGAACACCGTGATTCTGAAG TGCCAGACATCGTAGAGACTCTGCTGCCGTTACTTAGCAACAGCAGCCGCACACGTCGACAGGTAGTGACAAAACTGGTGCATCTGGGCCTGGTGGACAACGCTAAAGAACTTAAGAAACAGAA GAAAGGCACTGGAATTGTTCTGTGGACTGAGGAtcaggagcaggagctgcagaTGCTGTTTGATGAGTACAAAGATTCTGATG ATGTGCTGGGTAACATCCTGAAGAAGCTCACGGCAAAGCGGTCCCGTGCACGTGTGGTGGACAAGCTGCTCAGTATGGGCCTGGTGTCTGAGAGGCGAGAACTTTACAAGAAGAGAAGTCGCAGCGCTCAAACAAAGAGCTCTGGAAAAGGAATG ACTGAGGACGACTTCTTAGCTGAACTAACACAAGGCTTCCCAGACGATCCCGTTGACatggatgatgaggatgaaagagaggatGAGTCTGAagagactgaggaggaggaagatgaagagcacGAGAGAGAAAAATCACAAAATGGTGGCAGCAGTCTTCAAAGCATGCAcaccacagcagagaggagagctgaTGTAAGCCAGATGGTGCATGCTCTATATCAGCAAG GCATGTCGGGACCCTTGTTGTGGATACAGAATTGTCTAAACATAACAGCGAGTGATCGTGTAGATGATG GTGTGTCCCAGCCTGTTCCACTTGTCCCTTTGTCTGAGGCAAATGAAGAAGCAATGGACAATAAGAGATTCCAGAGGCTGTTACGCAAATTGGGAATGCGAGCACCTGCAAATGAACAG GAGTCCTTCTGGAGGATCCCAGCTAAGATCAGCCCATCTCAGCTTCGGAGTGCGGCTGCCGCTCTTAGTCTAAGAGAGGACCAACCTACCAATGGTGAGGAGCAAGTCAAGCCCAGGAGCCCAACTGATGCGGAGGTTGAGGAGgtctcgggtgaagagagggctCAGGCTGTGAGAGCTCTGCTGCTCGCACACAAGACAAaacaccacaccaccaccaaaG ctgATGTGTCAGATTTCACTTCTGCAGATGATACAGACAGTGTGACCGAGAG GACTCAGGAGAAGACTTCAACTAAGCGAAGCAGAgttctggatgatgatgatgatgatgatgatgatgatgatgatgagaagcAGAATG GGGATGTCTCCACCGTTTTGATGAACGTGAATACAAATGGTGATGCAGACTCTGACAGGGAGGATATCTCTGCTCCTGTGAAGAGAAGACGGAAGATGGTCCTTATTGATGAAGACGAGGATGAGGATTAG